The sequence below is a genomic window from Glycine max cultivar Williams 82 chromosome 20, Glycine_max_v4.0, whole genome shotgun sequence.
TCCGCCGCCTGTTAGTGCTCGGTAGTCACATGATGATATAGATGACAAGTGAATGCATTTTGCGGACCACATACTAGCTGTGGGTGTGCTTTGTCTAGTGCCTGGGTaggtatctgcggattacatggagtggtttttcCGGATATCTCACCCATTCATGATATCGACCCAGGTAGGTGACCAGCCTAGAGATGCACCAGCAGCAGACCCTGAGGAGTTCATACAGCCGCCCAGCCcccaggttccagtggcatttgacccccctccacATGCAGTGGTAAGATTTTTCGCGCATttaatgtttgatgagttgttatttattttaaattttataataaatgtttttaatgactGTCACAGGATGATTACGACGGCTATGAGGcgattgcacagaggttggagcgtgtgctcaaccttaggatggTCACTACAGGCACAGAGTTATATGATATTATGCAGGATTGCCTAACGATCGCCAAAGGGGGAGCCAGTGCTGATGGAAGTGTCAGGGTTCGACAGAGACGGCGCACAGAGCAttgattattgtatttattttctgttttgtagttgacatgaatttttgtatttgttacactttttagtttaatatagtTGACTTGTTttgtacattttattattttatgatattaactGACGTATCGATTCTGATTCCGATCGTggtccttaagcgaagttttggcgtgttttaatttttttttaaaagtgaagctaaaatcatgagttttgtttgtaataattacattaaaaataaatgtttttataaaagaggcaggaaatccaaaaaaataagaatcggatccttttttttttatgtttaagtacccatgtttggggtttttttttATGGGTGTGCGAGTGGCGTAAGACATTGAAGGGGCGCTATTTGTCattttggacgtcaaagaacacaaaaaaattatttcctttcCCTGGTTCCATCAAATTACACCTAAAAAATGAGctagaaaatccaaaaaaataggaataggacccttttttatgttcaagtacccatgtttgggttttttttttgtgggtgtGCGAGTGGCATAAGACATTGGAGGGATGCTATttgtcatgtttggacgtcaaagaacacaaaaaaattatttcctttcCCTGGTTCCATCAAATTACACCTAAAAAAAGAgccagaaaatccaaaaaaataggaatgtgaccctttttcatgttcaagtacccatgtttgggttTTTATTTTGTGGGTGTGCGAGTGGCGTAAGACATTGGAGGGGCGCTATTTGTCATGTTTGGACTTcaaagaacacaaaaaaattattgcctTTCCCTGGTTCCATCAAATTACACCTAAAAAAAGAgccagaaaatccaaaaaaatagaaatgtgaccctttttttatgttcaagtacccatgtttggggtttTTTTTGTGGGTGTGCGAGTGGCGTAAGACATTGGAGGGGCGCTATTTGTCATATTTGGACATcaaagaacacaaaaaaattattttctttccctGGTTCCATCAAATTACACCTAAAAAAAGAgccagaaaatccaaaaaaataggaatccgACCCTTTTTTATGTTCAAGAGCCAGAAATTATTGCATTTGTCAAGTTGTGTTTACTTGTAGCAGTGAACAAAACGGTGGATATGGTGATAAGGGTGGACGAAAAATACAATGGTTGTGGAAGGGAGACATTTATACTCTCAAGAGGCAGGGTATGACATTTTATGGTTTCAGTGGTCGTCGTGAAAGTAAGAGATGAAGGTTGAAGAGTTTCAACGATATCACACAAGCCAAGCAAGCGATTCCGAGTACTCGCAAGATCAATCCCAAGGGATTGAGCTAGGTGCTCATAAGAAAAAGGTAAGTGGTAAAGCGGAAGGGATATGACCTATGCGGATAGGCTACCATGGACAAAGGTGGGGAGCAGTCATGGGAGGCAAGGTACCAATAGGTCACACCAAATTGTCAGAAACCTAACTATACTAGCTATGCTAAACTACAACTAACATGTATTTGATAATTCTTCTTTTCTCATTTCTATTATTGCTGATAGCTTATTTATAGTTGTACATATCCCACAACTACGACCCATCATTGGCTAGCTACCATTACACGACTAACAAACTTACACTGAAATGATTATAAAGAAAATGGATATTATTGACAATGAATAAAAGCAATAACAAAATGATACACAATAATATCATAATGGTGCATAATGAAATATTCTCCAGCTGGTGCCCATGCTGGTTGTCCTATGTATCCTCTTGGGGCCCACTAAGTGTTACTATAGTATTGCTATCATATATCAACCAAAAACTTTTGGAACAAATTTAGGCtattatcaatttattaattgtaAAACAACTTACAACAACGCTTCTTTTTAAGATGAAGGAAGtagtaaatattttcaaatagtactattctttttaataaatgtgAATGATATCGAGGAAGAGTAAAGCATAGAAGCGTGGGGGTTGGGGTTGAACTGGTGTAAACGAAAAGCCGCAAGTCActctataaatttataaatagtaCCATTTTTGGACGCAAGGAAAGGAGCAATGGAACCTCGTGGTCGTGGTCGTGGTCGCGACCATCACTCTCCATCCACTGCACCGGTAATTCATATTGATTTGACTGTTAATGTAATTAGGGTTTTTTTATGTGGTGATATGTTGCATGGGTATGTGTaggttgttgttagatatgAGGAATCTGAGCGCGGTAGTGGCAGTAAGGAGAAGAATTCATCAGCTGATTCTGATTCTGTTGAAATGAGAGTGGGGAAGTTAAGTATTGGCGATGATAAGCCAGCAGCAGCAGGGTTCGATATATGTCCCCCTAAACAAGCTGGAAGCGTTGTTCTGAAACCTCCTTTGCTTTTAAAGAACAGAGAAAAGAGACAGTCTAGTAATAGCCGTAGCAATGTGGTCGTATCATTAAGGCCTGGGATGGTGTTTCTGAAGGGTTACCTGTCACTAAGCGATCAGGAGATGATAGTGAAAAGATGCAGGGAGTTGGGGGTGGGAAGTGGAGGATTCTACCAGCATGGTTACGGGGAAGACACCAAAATGCATTTGAAAATGATGTGCCTCGAAAAGAACTGGGATCCTCAGTTCGGTCAATACGGAGACCGACGCCCATTTGACGGAGCAAAGCCACCGCAAATTCCTCCCGAGTTCCACAGCCATGTCCACAGTGCACTCAAGGATTCCAATGCCCTCCTTCCCTCTATCTCCCCCGACATCTGCATTGTCAACTTTTACTCCGAAACTGGCCGTCTGGGTCTTCATCAGGACAAGGATGAAAGTCCAGATAGTCTTCGCCTAGGCTTGCCCGTCATATCCTTCTCCATTGGAGACTCTGCTGACTTCCTCTACGCTGACCACAGGGATCTCGACCAGCCTAAAAAATTGCTACTCCAATCTGGTGATGTTTTGATCTTTGGTGGCCCCTCTAGAAATCTATTCCATGGCGTCGCCTCTATTCATCCAAACACTGCCCCCAACCTCTTGCTCCAACATACTAATCTATGCCCTGGTCGCTTGAATCTTACCTTTAGGCGGTACTAAATTATATATGCCTTTCTATGCATTGCTACCTATTTTGTAAAGTCTCTTATGTGATACAGACTAAATCAACAATGCTCCTAATGCTCTACTAATTTTGATGATACCTATAGTTTCTTATTGCTTTTTAAATTCTATAGTTTTTAGTTGCATTGCTTCTCGATCATGTGTCCCTCTCTTATTATTGCATTTCCGCCATTATGCTTGGATTGATTAGTTTGTCAAACCGCAAGGTATGTTCTTTCCCTTTAGAACCAGGTATTGTTTTTGCACTTGATCTAAATAGCACTATTATCCATCGAATTCAAAGCTTTCTGATGTGCTTGACTCTGGCGTACTTGTATCTTACTATGAATATCCACaagaaaatcatttaat
It includes:
- the LOC100775999 gene encoding alpha-ketoglutarate-dependent dioxygenase AlkB-like isoform X1; amino-acid sequence: MRVGKLSIGDDKPAAAGFDICPPKQAGSVVLKPPLLLKNREKRQSSNSRSNVVVSLRPGMVFLKGYLSLSDQEMIVKRCRELGVGSGGFYQHGYGEDTKMHLKMMCLEKNWDPQFGQYGDRRPFDGAKPPQIPPEFHSHVHSALKDSNALLPSISPDICIVNFYSETGRLGLHQDKDESPDSLRLGLPVISFSIGDSADFLYADHRDLDQPKKLLLQSGDVLIFGGPSRNLFHGVASIHPNTAPNLLLQHTNLCPGRLNLTFRRY
- the LOC100775999 gene encoding alpha-ketoglutarate-dependent dioxygenase AlkB-like translates to MEPRGRGRGRDHHSPSTAPVVVRYEESERGSGSKEKNSSADSDSVEMRVGKLSIGDDKPAAAGFDICPPKQAGSVVLKPPLLLKNREKRQSSNSRSNVVVSLRPGMVFLKGYLSLSDQEMIVKRCRELGVGSGGFYQHGYGEDTKMHLKMMCLEKNWDPQFGQYGDRRPFDGAKPPQIPPEFHSHVHSALKDSNALLPSISPDICIVNFYSETGRLGLHQDKDESPDSLRLGLPVISFSIGDSADFLYADHRDLDQPKKLLLQSGDVLIFGGPSRNLFHGVASIHPNTAPNLLLQHTNLCPGRLNLTFRRY